CGCGAGCTCGACCGGGAAACGGTGCGTCTCATCGAGTTCGGCGGCAAGCGGGGCGACTTCCTTCTCCGCGAAATTGCGCGCCATGTCCTGGATCATTCGTTGTTCATCGGTGAGTTCCAAATTCATATCTCACGCCTCCGGATTTCGTTTGAATTCATTCGAACCAGTCACGTCTTAAATCTTGTTACTTATGTCAAGGCGAATCCTTGGAACTGTGGTTAGTTCCCTTTTCAGCAAGCGTCTCAAGTCGCCGGAGTTTTTCGAGTATCTCGTGTATCGAGTCCATCACCCGAAGATTGAGGACTGATATCAATAAAGAACCCGCTAAAATTGCCAAGCTATTGAGAAAAATCTGCCCGCTCATTCTTTCCGCAATAGTATTCTCTTCTTTTATGCCCAACCGAGCATTGGCTGTTGCGAACCCGACGATAATTGCTATGAAAAAGATCGTTGCAATTTTATCTTTTGTAATTTTGAATTTCATGTAGTCTTCCTCCCAAGCCTATGCACGCCGTCAACAACCACACAAAAGATGATTCCTGATCTCCCCCTTTCCTAAGGGGGACTAAGGGGGATTTTAGCATCAAGCCCCTCAAAGTGAAAGGAAGACTTGCAATCAATCGGGCAATATGTTCTTATGCCAACGCCTCCTCATCTTCAAATCCAAAATCTAAAACTTCTGCTGAGCTTGTCGAAGCATCCAAAATTAATTATCTTTCCACCATCAGGGCGACCGCTTCGCCGCCGCCAATGCAAAGGGTCGCAAGCCCGCGCTTCGCATTGCGCTGTTTCATCGCATACAGCAACGTCACGAAGATTCTCGCCCCGCTGGCGCCGATCGGATGCCCGAGCGCGACCGCCCCGCCCTTCACGTTCACTTTCGAGGTATCGAGCTTGAATTCCGTATTCGCCGCGATGGTGACAACCGCGAACGCTTCATTGATCTCGAACAGGTCGACGTCGGCCGGAGTCATTTTCGTTTTCGCAAACAGTTTCTTCAGCGCGTCGACCGGCGCAATCGTAAACCATTCCGGCTCGCGGCTCGCCGTGCTGTGAGCCACAATCCGGGCAAGCGGCGTGAGGCCGTTCTTCTTTGCATAGTCGGCCGATGTGACAACGACCGCCGCCGCGCCGTCATTGATCGAGGACGCATTCGCCGCGGTGACCGTGCCATCCTTCTTGAACGCGCCCGAAAGTTTCGGGATCTTATCCATCTTCGCGCGGCCCGGCCCCTCATCCTCGCTCACCACGACCGGGTCTCCCTTTTTCTGAGGGATCGTTACCGGCACTATCTCCTCTTTGAAAAGGCCTTCTTTCTGCGCCTTCTGAGCGCGCGTAAAGCTCTCGATGGCAAACGCATCCTGCATCTGCCGCGTGATGCCGAATTTCTCGGCGCACAGCTCAGCCGCATTGCCCATATGGAAATCGTTGTACACGTCCCACAGGCCATCCTTGATCATGAGATCGTAAATCTTGCCGTCGCCCATGCGGTAGCCGCCGCGAGCACGATCAAGCGCATACGGTGCGCGCGTCATGTTCTCCATGC
The window above is part of the Candidatus Abyssobacteria bacterium SURF_5 genome. Proteins encoded here:
- a CDS encoding acetyl-CoA C-acetyltransferase; translation: MREVVIVGAARTPVGSFQGVLSDVPATQLGSIAIKEAIARAGISPQEVNECIMGCVLPAGLGQAPARQAAIGAGLPREVGCMTINKVCGSGLKSVMLAFDAIRVGEAEVIVAGGMENMTRAPYALDRARGGYRMGDGKIYDLMIKDGLWDVYNDFHMGNAAELCAEKFGITRQMQDAFAIESFTRAQKAQKEGLFKEEIVPVTIPQKKGDPVVVSEDEGPGRAKMDKIPKLSGAFKKDGTVTAANASSINDGAAAVVVTSADYAKKNGLTPLARIVAHSTASREPEWFTIAPVDALKKLFAKTKMTPADVDLFEINEAFAVVTIAANTEFKLDTSKVNVKGGAVALGHPIGASGARIFVTLLYAMKQRNAKRGLATLCIGGGEAVALMVER